A region of Euryarchaeota archaeon DNA encodes the following proteins:
- a CDS encoding DUF488 family protein yields MALPIGKRPKSRGDRPDVGVVKTKHLRLDPLEPSDGTRILVSRFYPRGYAKGRETWDEWRKELGPSRELHGEVKANKVGMETYRRRFENEMEAPEAQEAITGIARRVAEGESVTLLCDHLRSAPAEGCHRFIVAGLIEEAARAGPRGGS; encoded by the coding sequence TTGGCCCTGCCTATCGGGAAGCGCCCGAAAAGCCGTGGCGACCGTCCAGACGTCGGCGTCGTCAAGACAAAACACCTCCGCCTCGATCCCCTCGAGCCGTCCGATGGGACCCGGATCCTCGTGAGCCGGTTCTACCCACGCGGCTACGCCAAGGGCCGTGAGACCTGGGACGAGTGGCGAAAGGAACTTGGGCCAAGTCGAGAGCTCCACGGAGAGGTGAAGGCGAACAAGGTCGGGATGGAGACCTACCGTCGACGGTTCGAAAACGAGATGGAAGCACCCGAAGCGCAAGAGGCCATCACAGGAATCGCTCGCCGCGTGGCCGAAGGAGAATCCGTGACGTTGCTCTGCGACCATCTACGGTCGGCACCGGCTGAAGGGTGCCACCGGTTCATCGTGGCGGGGCTCATCGAGGAGGCGGCGCGGGCGGGGCCTCGTGGCGGATCGTAA
- the pyrB gene encoding aspartate carbamoyltransferase, with product MAGFKGRHIVHIEDLSVEEMQHIMGVAAKMVPVARGERKSTAAQGKVLASLFFEPSTRTRLSFEASMERLGGAAIGFSDPDVSSVAKGETLADTIRVISSYADIIVLRHPREGASRLATKFSSVPVINGGDGAGQHPTQTLLDLFTIQQETGKIAGSHVGIVGDLKYGRTVHSLANALARFGAEITFVSPPQLQMPSEQVARLKETGASIKATQDLNAVIPSLDVIYVTRIQKERYPDATEYAKVAGSYQITADLLSQAKKHAVVLHPLPRVGEIKEDVDSTPHARYFQQSFNGVPVRMAILALLLGVVE from the coding sequence ATGGCCGGCTTCAAAGGGCGCCACATAGTCCACATCGAGGACCTTTCCGTCGAGGAGATGCAGCACATCATGGGTGTTGCGGCCAAGATGGTGCCCGTCGCGCGCGGGGAACGGAAGTCGACCGCCGCGCAAGGCAAGGTGCTCGCGTCGTTGTTTTTCGAGCCCTCGACGCGCACGCGTCTGTCGTTCGAAGCCTCGATGGAGCGCCTCGGAGGGGCTGCGATCGGTTTCTCGGACCCCGACGTGAGTTCCGTGGCGAAGGGCGAGACGCTGGCCGACACGATCCGCGTCATCTCGAGCTACGCCGACATCATAGTACTACGTCATCCGCGAGAAGGTGCTTCGAGGCTTGCCACGAAGTTCTCGAGCGTCCCCGTGATAAACGGCGGAGACGGGGCGGGACAGCATCCGACGCAGACCCTTCTAGACCTTTTCACCATACAACAAGAGACGGGGAAGATCGCGGGAAGCCACGTCGGGATAGTGGGCGACCTCAAGTACGGTCGCACCGTCCACAGCCTCGCGAACGCCTTGGCGCGCTTCGGCGCCGAGATAACCTTCGTGTCGCCGCCGCAACTCCAGATGCCGAGCGAGCAAGTGGCAAGGCTCAAAGAGACCGGGGCGAGCATCAAGGCGACCCAGGACCTGAACGCCGTGATACCAAGCCTCGACGTCATCTACGTGACGCGCATCCAGAAGGAAAGGTACCCCGACGCGACCGAGTACGCGAAAGTGGCCGGCAGTTATCAGATCACGGCCGACCTCCTGTCACAAGCGAAGAAACATGCGGTGGTCCTCCACCCACTTCCTCGCGTGGGTGAGATCAAGGAAGACGTGGATTCCACTCCGCATGCAAGGTACTTCCAGCAATCTTTCAACGGGGTACCGGTCCGAATGGCGATCCTTGCATTGCTACTGGGGGTCGTAGAATGA
- a CDS encoding phenylalanine--tRNA ligase subunit beta: MPVVSVSYSRLTKLLGKRIPKETLVEKIPMMGADVERVEGDTISVEFFPNRPDLYSTEGVARALRAFLGIKTGPRTYRVGRPSVTLTVGKGVGKTRPFIVAGVVRGVDLDETSLEGLIELQEDLHWGVGARRRKAAIGVHDLDCVTPPFVYRGAGPDEISFVPLQSDEKMTLGEVLQKHPKGVDYAPLLASAKQFPVILDRDGELLSLPPIINGRLTTVTTRTKNIFIDVTGPEERAITNALNIVAAHFAEGGARLEAVRVMRGKRATITPDLTPRRHTLDLSFAQSLIGEAVGGAKAKRALMRMGHGVTIKGTRATIDVPAYRTDIMHEVDLVEELAVGIGYWNLSAAPARSVTYGRERPEERLAGRLREVLTGLGFNEVMTLSLSSEDDQFVKMGLKADAATRNPAGVPETVQIHNPMIEEHTLMRPSLLPSLLNVLAKNSHRDLPQQLFELGDVVHVEGGVASNRRVLAAVRIAGKTGFTEAKSLVEAVGREIGVAVSVAPVEHGAFVPGRAGRGRLGPYDVLFGELSPATITAFGLGAPVIAMEAMLDEAGFAEK, translated from the coding sequence GTGCCCGTCGTCAGCGTGTCGTACTCGCGCCTCACGAAGCTCCTCGGAAAGCGCATTCCGAAGGAGACGCTCGTCGAGAAGATCCCCATGATGGGTGCCGACGTGGAGCGCGTCGAAGGCGACACGATCAGCGTCGAATTCTTCCCCAACAGGCCCGATCTCTACAGTACGGAGGGCGTCGCCCGTGCTCTTCGGGCGTTTCTCGGGATCAAGACAGGGCCAAGGACGTATCGCGTCGGAAGACCATCGGTCACCCTTACTGTGGGAAAAGGCGTCGGAAAGACGCGGCCCTTCATCGTCGCAGGGGTCGTTCGCGGCGTCGACCTCGACGAGACCTCTCTCGAAGGGCTCATCGAGCTCCAGGAGGACCTTCACTGGGGCGTCGGGGCCCGCCGGCGGAAGGCCGCCATCGGTGTGCACGACCTCGATTGCGTGACGCCTCCGTTCGTGTACCGGGGCGCAGGACCGGACGAGATCTCGTTCGTCCCGCTCCAATCGGACGAGAAGATGACCCTTGGCGAAGTGCTTCAAAAGCACCCCAAGGGCGTCGATTACGCCCCGCTCCTTGCCAGCGCCAAGCAATTCCCGGTCATCCTCGACCGCGATGGTGAGCTTCTCTCCCTGCCCCCGATAATCAACGGCCGGCTCACGACCGTGACGACGCGGACGAAGAACATCTTCATCGACGTGACGGGACCGGAAGAGAGGGCGATCACCAACGCCCTCAACATCGTGGCCGCCCACTTCGCCGAGGGTGGGGCCAGGTTGGAGGCGGTGAGGGTGATGCGCGGAAAAAGGGCGACGATCACGCCAGACCTCACTCCCCGGCGTCACACCTTGGACCTTTCATTCGCCCAGTCGCTCATCGGAGAGGCAGTCGGAGGCGCGAAGGCAAAGCGCGCCTTGATGCGGATGGGGCACGGGGTCACTATCAAGGGCACGAGGGCCACGATCGACGTTCCGGCTTACAGGACTGACATCATGCACGAGGTCGACCTCGTCGAGGAGTTAGCTGTTGGGATAGGGTACTGGAACCTCTCGGCGGCCCCGGCGCGCTCGGTCACGTACGGGCGCGAGCGCCCCGAGGAACGCCTTGCCGGACGCCTGCGCGAAGTGTTGACCGGACTCGGGTTCAACGAGGTGATGACATTGTCTTTGTCGTCCGAGGACGACCAGTTCGTGAAGATGGGCCTGAAGGCGGATGCTGCGACTCGAAACCCGGCGGGCGTTCCAGAGACGGTACAAATCCACAATCCGATGATCGAAGAGCATACGCTGATGCGCCCGAGTCTTTTGCCGTCGCTTCTCAATGTCCTTGCCAAGAACAGTCATCGAGACTTGCCGCAGCAACTGTTCGAGTTGGGCGACGTCGTCCATGTGGAAGGCGGTGTGGCCTCGAACCGGCGTGTCCTTGCGGCAGTGCGAATCGCCGGCAAGACCGGCTTCACGGAGGCCAAATCCCTCGTCGAGGCCGTCGGGCGTGAGATCGGCGTCGCCGTGAGCGTGGCCCCGGTGGAACACGGTGCTTTTGTGCCAGGGCGAGCCGGACGCGGACGTCTTGGCCCCTACGACGTGCTTTTCGGCGAGTTGAGCCCCGCGACGATCACGGCCTTCGGCCTCGGCGCTCCAGTGATCGCCATGGAGGCGATGCTCGACGAGGCCGGATTCGCCGAAAAGTGA
- a CDS encoding AarF/ABC1/UbiB kinase family protein produces the protein MADGLTSPPSPSARQGRAISKLQRTVQIIDTLIEHDFLSEMRRLARAERRPVGFSKIEVDIPKELPLKVRLIMEDLGPTFIKIGQLLGTRPDLVPQPFLDEFKNFYDRTKPTPFPEIKALIESELGRPLKEIFATFEETAIASASIGQVHVATLKDGTKVAVKVQHPGIIEKMRVDFEIMRPLLRFIENLFAAARIWQPSAHLSELEEMVEKELDYRNEAANYQKFARNFANDKHVRIPRVHWELSSRRILTLEFIEGIRLSETADLSKRGINGKRVAQIITQSMATQIFEHRLFHADPSPGNVIIIDSETIAYVDFGAVGYITRRRADLMVHLITGLARGDVELCAQSLLDLSNVYGEIDFPALRKDIERVMDLAEMGGPSIADPKMLDAMMRIAENHNMLLPPDFILIDRAIVQFEGLCKRMDPDYEIVDKLTPIIIGIARKRLFDFSKNKEVAKDAALGYAEFLSELPGRVNAVLRKIEKNEIRIKIDHSGGEAEEKERERKLLRYSFTGLVGALVVGLAIISVAPDGAGRISTFFYFSAVIGLVWGLAMLYFSADRD, from the coding sequence TTGGCCGACGGTCTTACTTCTCCTCCCAGCCCATCCGCCCGCCAAGGCCGGGCGATAAGCAAACTCCAGCGCACCGTCCAGATAATCGACACGCTCATCGAGCACGATTTTCTAAGCGAGATGCGACGCCTCGCAAGGGCCGAGCGACGACCCGTTGGTTTTTCGAAGATCGAGGTCGACATCCCCAAGGAACTTCCCCTCAAAGTCCGCCTCATCATGGAGGACCTTGGGCCGACGTTCATCAAGATCGGCCAACTGCTCGGGACCCGCCCGGACCTCGTCCCCCAGCCGTTCCTCGACGAGTTCAAGAACTTCTACGACCGCACCAAACCCACTCCCTTCCCGGAGATCAAGGCCCTCATCGAAAGCGAACTCGGGCGGCCCCTCAAGGAGATATTCGCGACATTCGAGGAGACCGCCATCGCGTCCGCCTCGATCGGTCAAGTGCATGTCGCGACATTGAAAGACGGGACCAAGGTCGCGGTGAAGGTCCAGCACCCGGGCATCATCGAGAAGATGCGCGTCGACTTCGAGATCATGCGGCCCTTGCTGCGCTTCATTGAGAACCTCTTCGCGGCCGCCCGCATTTGGCAGCCTTCGGCGCATCTAAGCGAACTGGAGGAGATGGTCGAAAAGGAACTCGACTACCGTAACGAGGCCGCCAACTACCAGAAGTTCGCCCGCAACTTCGCAAACGACAAGCACGTCCGGATCCCGCGCGTCCACTGGGAACTGTCGTCCCGAAGGATCCTGACGCTCGAATTCATCGAAGGCATCAGGCTCTCCGAGACCGCGGACCTTTCGAAGCGCGGGATCAACGGCAAACGCGTGGCCCAGATCATAACGCAATCCATGGCCACGCAGATCTTCGAGCATCGCCTCTTCCACGCGGACCCAAGCCCCGGAAACGTCATCATCATAGACAGCGAGACGATCGCCTACGTCGACTTCGGCGCCGTCGGCTACATCACGCGTCGCCGGGCCGACCTCATGGTCCACCTCATCACCGGCCTTGCCCGCGGCGACGTCGAGCTTTGCGCGCAGTCGCTTCTCGACCTCTCGAACGTCTACGGCGAGATAGATTTCCCGGCGTTGAGAAAAGACATCGAACGCGTGATGGATTTGGCCGAGATGGGTGGCCCATCCATCGCCGACCCGAAGATGCTCGACGCCATGATGCGCATCGCCGAGAACCACAACATGCTCCTTCCCCCCGATTTCATCCTCATCGACCGGGCGATAGTCCAGTTCGAGGGGCTTTGCAAGAGGATGGACCCCGATTACGAGATCGTCGACAAACTCACGCCCATAATCATCGGGATAGCCAGGAAACGCCTCTTCGATTTCAGCAAGAACAAGGAAGTGGCAAAGGACGCGGCCCTCGGCTACGCGGAGTTCCTCTCGGAACTTCCCGGACGTGTCAACGCGGTCTTAAGAAAGATCGAGAAGAACGAGATACGGATCAAGATCGACCACTCGGGCGGCGAGGCGGAGGAGAAGGAACGGGAAAGGAAACTCCTTCGATACAGCTTCACCGGCCTGGTAGGCGCGCTCGTGGTGGGACTCGCGATCATAAGTGTTGCGCCAGACGGCGCTGGCCGCATTTCGACGTTCTTCTACTTCAGCGCAGTCATCGGACTCGTGTGGGGACTGGCGATGCTGTACTTCTCGGCGGATAGGGACTGA
- a CDS encoding MOSC domain-containing protein produces the protein MHGEAEGAVVAVHRYAVKSMMGEELHAAEVTERGLLGDRAYALVDVASGKIASAKNPRLWGRLFEFRAAYVEAPRNPARPPPVRITLPDGAVVTSLDAQASHQLSKALGREVRLTAQAPETPSLEEYWPDIEGLAHREEVTEEAMHARTFFDSATLHLLTTSTIDKLRHLSPGGRFETRRFRPNLVVRTPRQGFVENGWVGHELALGEEVVLRVERPCGRCVMTTLPQGDLPRDPSILRAAAQHNAANVGVYASVVRGGTVHRGDEVRVRA, from the coding sequence ATGCATGGGGAGGCCGAGGGCGCCGTCGTCGCCGTGCACCGCTACGCGGTGAAATCCATGATGGGGGAGGAGCTGCACGCCGCCGAGGTGACGGAGCGCGGGCTCTTGGGCGACCGGGCCTACGCGCTGGTCGACGTGGCCTCCGGGAAAATCGCCAGCGCGAAGAATCCGCGTCTTTGGGGTAGACTCTTCGAGTTCCGGGCCGCCTACGTGGAGGCACCGCGCAACCCGGCGCGGCCACCGCCCGTTCGCATCACGCTGCCCGACGGCGCCGTGGTGACCTCCCTGGACGCCCAAGCCTCCCACCAACTGTCGAAGGCGCTGGGGCGCGAGGTGCGCCTTACCGCTCAAGCGCCCGAGACGCCCTCCCTCGAAGAGTACTGGCCCGACATCGAGGGGCTCGCCCACCGCGAGGAGGTCACCGAGGAGGCGATGCACGCCCGCACGTTCTTCGACAGCGCGACGTTGCACCTGCTCACCACCAGCACCATCGACAAGCTTCGCCACCTGTCCCCCGGCGGACGCTTCGAGACGCGCCGCTTCCGGCCCAACCTGGTGGTGAGAACGCCTCGGCAGGGCTTCGTCGAGAATGGGTGGGTGGGCCACGAGCTTGCACTAGGGGAAGAGGTCGTGCTCCGAGTCGAGAGGCCGTGTGGGCGCTGCGTCATGACCACGCTGCCCCAGGGTGACCTGCCTCGCGACCCGAGCATCCTGCGCGCGGCGGCGCAGCACAATGCGGCCAACGTTGGGGTCTACGCTTCGGTGGTGCGCGGCGGGACCGTGCATCGTGGGGACGAGGTGCGTGTCCGGGCGTAG
- a CDS encoding glycosyltransferase family 4 protein, whose translation MKVCQVTPYFRPHVGGVESHVEALAGSLARLAVQVTVLTSRGKGEAREEKIGPVRVVRLPTFANLFMTPVSPGIARFLREDSFDIVHSHSPPPLSAYFASRARSRGRFKHVLTYHCDLEIPGPLGRLAVATYVASLGESTLRGADGVVATTKTYAETSRELWKRPDIEVIPNPVDCARFRPDLDGSALRDRLKLGNARVALFVGRLTHHKGVEDFVRSAAFTARDVVHVVVGDGPQKRALEGLARSTGVAHKFAFVGRADNHDLPLYYNLSDVVVLPSVSRLEAFGIATIEAHACGKPVVVSDIPGVREVITDGETGLVAQPFDPEDLAEKISRVLADAQKAKAMGVAARKHAIETYETGRVAKKVLGFYERLLERPAAITAAAPRT comes from the coding sequence TTGAAGGTCTGCCAGGTAACTCCCTATTTCCGGCCCCACGTCGGCGGCGTCGAATCCCACGTAGAGGCACTCGCCGGATCGCTCGCAAGGCTCGCCGTCCAGGTCACGGTCCTCACGTCGCGCGGAAAAGGCGAGGCGCGCGAAGAGAAGATCGGACCCGTCCGCGTCGTGCGGCTGCCTACCTTCGCGAACCTTTTCATGACGCCGGTCTCACCGGGGATCGCGAGGTTCCTCCGCGAGGACAGCTTCGACATAGTGCACTCGCACAGCCCTCCGCCCCTTTCCGCGTATTTCGCGAGCCGGGCGCGCAGCAGAGGACGGTTCAAGCATGTCCTCACCTATCACTGCGACCTTGAGATCCCGGGTCCTTTGGGAAGACTCGCCGTTGCAACGTACGTCGCGAGCCTCGGCGAAAGTACGCTACGTGGCGCGGACGGCGTCGTAGCGACGACGAAGACCTACGCCGAGACGTCCCGGGAGCTTTGGAAAAGACCTGACATCGAGGTGATCCCGAACCCCGTGGATTGTGCGCGTTTCCGCCCCGACTTGGACGGGTCGGCCCTTCGCGATCGGCTGAAGCTTGGAAACGCCAGGGTCGCCCTCTTCGTCGGCCGCCTCACGCATCACAAGGGCGTCGAGGATTTCGTCCGTTCCGCGGCATTCACGGCAAGAGACGTCGTCCACGTGGTCGTCGGCGACGGGCCTCAAAAACGGGCTCTCGAAGGACTCGCCCGTTCGACCGGTGTGGCACACAAGTTTGCCTTCGTCGGCAGGGCCGATAATCACGATCTGCCGCTCTACTACAATCTGTCGGACGTCGTCGTGCTCCCAAGTGTATCGAGGCTTGAGGCGTTCGGGATCGCGACGATCGAGGCCCATGCATGCGGAAAACCGGTGGTCGTGAGCGACATCCCGGGTGTCAGGGAAGTGATCACAGATGGCGAGACGGGACTCGTCGCGCAACCTTTCGACCCGGAGGACCTCGCTGAGAAGATCTCACGAGTGTTGGCCGATGCGCAGAAGGCCAAGGCGATGGGCGTTGCGGCGCGAAAGCACGCCATCGAGACGTACGAGACCGGCCGCGTCGCAAAGAAGGTCCTGGGCTTTTACGAGCGCCTTCTCGAAAGGCCTGCGGCGATCACGGCCGCCGCACCAAGAACGTAG
- a CDS encoding hydroxymethylglutaryl-CoA reductase, degradative, translated as MRFPRSFVRREYDTLTTGTCPRNGWNRFKPIAAQSRRVNLARRDWPHVARSSRIPGFHKMSRHDKLRAVAEFASLTPDECKRLSKALPEATADTMIENVIGTFEVPLGVATNFIVNGRDCLVPMATEEASVVAAASNAAKIARRYGGFTAKAQDAVMIGQIQILDVTDTACAIGEIKRREKELLDLVTEPQSSMVKAGGGPRGLEARELRTAAGTMLIVHLHVDVRDAMGANAVNTMCETLAPVVAEIAGGRPLLKILSNLADRRVAHARALFDKDELGGAKVVKDIVAAWAFADADPYRAATHNKGIMNGIDAVVMATGNDCRAVEAGAHAFAARTGRYRSLTLFRERPDGNLEGIIELPLALGTIGGATKVHPTAGVALRILGAKTASELASIVASVGLAQNLAALRALADEGIQEGHMRLHAKNIARMAGVPDAQVGPVVEKMISEGQVRMSRAKEIWDELQKDGK; from the coding sequence ATGCGCTTTCCGAGGAGCTTCGTGAGGCGCGAGTACGACACGCTGACGACGGGCACTTGTCCGCGGAACGGGTGGAACCGATTTAAACCAATCGCAGCCCAATCAAGAAGGGTTAATCTGGCCCGGCGCGATTGGCCGCACGTGGCTCGGTCGTCGAGGATCCCCGGTTTTCACAAGATGAGCCGCCACGACAAGCTCCGCGCCGTGGCCGAGTTCGCGTCGCTGACGCCAGATGAGTGCAAGCGTCTTTCCAAAGCCCTTCCGGAAGCGACGGCGGACACTATGATCGAGAACGTCATCGGCACCTTCGAGGTTCCCCTCGGCGTCGCTACGAATTTCATCGTGAACGGGCGCGATTGTCTCGTGCCCATGGCCACGGAAGAAGCCTCGGTTGTCGCGGCCGCGAGTAACGCCGCCAAGATCGCGAGAAGATACGGCGGGTTCACAGCGAAGGCCCAGGACGCCGTGATGATCGGGCAGATCCAGATCCTCGACGTGACGGATACGGCGTGCGCGATCGGCGAGATCAAGCGTCGCGAGAAGGAGCTTCTCGACCTTGTGACAGAACCTCAAAGCTCGATGGTGAAAGCCGGCGGGGGGCCTCGAGGGTTGGAGGCGCGCGAACTCCGGACCGCGGCCGGCACGATGCTCATCGTGCACCTTCATGTGGACGTGCGCGACGCGATGGGGGCGAATGCCGTGAACACGATGTGCGAAACACTCGCCCCTGTCGTCGCCGAGATCGCGGGCGGTCGCCCGCTTCTCAAGATCCTCTCAAACCTCGCCGACCGGCGGGTAGCGCACGCGCGGGCGCTCTTTGACAAGGATGAGCTCGGCGGGGCGAAGGTGGTCAAAGATATCGTCGCGGCATGGGCGTTCGCCGATGCGGACCCCTACCGCGCCGCCACCCACAACAAGGGCATCATGAACGGGATCGACGCCGTCGTCATGGCGACGGGGAACGACTGCCGCGCCGTCGAGGCGGGGGCGCACGCGTTCGCGGCCCGGACGGGACGCTACCGGAGCCTCACGCTTTTCCGTGAAAGACCCGACGGGAACCTGGAGGGGATAATAGAGCTCCCGCTCGCGTTGGGCACCATCGGGGGTGCGACCAAAGTCCATCCGACGGCGGGCGTCGCTTTGAGGATACTGGGCGCGAAGACGGCCTCCGAGCTCGCTTCGATCGTGGCAAGTGTGGGACTCGCCCAGAACCTTGCGGCACTACGCGCCCTGGCCGACGAAGGCATCCAGGAAGGCCACATGCGGCTTCACGCGAAGAACATCGCGAGGATGGCGGGCGTTCCGGATGCACAAGTGGGACCCGTTGTCGAAAAAATGATCTCGGAAGGACAGGTGCGGATGAGCCGGGCGAAAGAGATCTGGGACGAGCTTCAGAAAGACGGCAAATAG
- a CDS encoding TrkH family potassium uptake protein produces MQIRAVTGNLGAVLVFFSFAFLLPIVPAYAFEEPGSRPFGTYVPDNALVFFSVFLLTLILGLILKVRGGNGDLRRYEGFAVVSLSYLLVSIVGAIPYLLTGTIASPLDAFFESMSGFATVGATVIPYPVEAHPASVLFWRSLTQWLGGMGIIVLAMALLAGLVSTGSAMMQAEYSGGAPRLKERLASTARTLWGAYLALTIILAGLLFVLFRAGGLPERRAAYEALVVSFSTLSTGGFSVWTDSVAKYGSWPVELAVMAFMILGAVSFRVHRDALSGRAKAYSRDQETRLFVSILVIVTIALTLNLLLSGSEEAWASTGGRPDVLVALRQAAFTVVSISTTTGFTTANFDLWPDFSKQALLMLMIIGGCAGSTAGGVKVMRFIVLAKLFRREILRIIHPRSPPKIRIGRDVLSEDAVRNISAFFFAYLIIFVVSAVILAGTGLPMLSSASSVAQAMGGVGIAMGPVVGGPGFTFAAIDPVAKVVLIADMWLGRLEIFAVLLLFARSAYRE; encoded by the coding sequence ATGCAGATCCGCGCTGTCACGGGGAATCTAGGGGCGGTACTCGTCTTCTTCTCTTTCGCGTTCCTGCTCCCGATCGTCCCCGCGTACGCCTTCGAAGAACCCGGCTCGCGACCGTTCGGCACTTACGTACCCGACAATGCGTTGGTTTTCTTCTCCGTGTTCCTTTTGACGCTCATACTCGGCCTCATATTGAAGGTCCGAGGGGGAAACGGCGACTTGCGCCGCTACGAGGGGTTCGCGGTCGTGAGTTTGTCGTACCTCTTGGTTTCGATCGTCGGCGCCATTCCGTATCTACTCACTGGCACAATCGCGTCTCCGCTTGACGCGTTCTTCGAGTCGATGAGTGGTTTTGCGACCGTCGGGGCGACAGTGATCCCTTACCCCGTGGAGGCGCATCCCGCGTCCGTCCTGTTCTGGCGTAGCCTCACTCAATGGCTTGGCGGGATGGGGATAATCGTCCTCGCGATGGCGCTTCTTGCGGGCCTCGTTTCGACGGGGTCTGCGATGATGCAAGCGGAGTATTCGGGAGGCGCACCCCGTCTCAAGGAGCGGCTGGCCTCCACCGCGAGGACCTTGTGGGGTGCTTACCTCGCGCTTACCATCATCCTCGCCGGCCTTCTTTTCGTGCTATTTCGAGCCGGCGGTCTCCCCGAGCGGCGGGCGGCGTACGAAGCTTTGGTCGTGTCGTTCTCGACGCTTTCCACGGGCGGCTTCTCCGTCTGGACTGATAGCGTCGCGAAGTACGGTTCGTGGCCCGTGGAGCTTGCCGTGATGGCGTTCATGATCCTCGGCGCCGTCAGTTTCCGCGTCCACCGCGACGCCCTTTCGGGGCGAGCGAAGGCCTATTCGCGCGACCAAGAGACGCGTCTCTTCGTTTCCATCCTCGTCATCGTGACAATCGCCCTGACGCTCAACCTCCTCCTGTCGGGCTCCGAGGAGGCGTGGGCTTCTACGGGGGGTCGGCCCGACGTCCTGGTGGCGCTACGCCAAGCGGCGTTCACCGTCGTCTCCATCTCGACCACCACGGGATTCACGACGGCCAATTTCGATTTGTGGCCAGATTTCTCGAAGCAGGCATTGCTCATGCTGATGATAATCGGAGGCTGCGCCGGGAGTACTGCCGGTGGTGTCAAGGTCATGCGTTTCATAGTGCTCGCGAAGCTTTTCAGACGCGAGATCCTCCGGATAATACACCCGCGCTCGCCCCCGAAGATAAGGATCGGGCGCGACGTGCTCTCGGAGGACGCCGTGCGCAACATCTCGGCGTTCTTTTTCGCGTATCTCATCATCTTCGTGGTCTCCGCCGTGATCCTTGCCGGGACGGGCCTTCCGATGCTCTCATCCGCCTCGTCCGTGGCGCAGGCCATGGGCGGCGTAGGGATCGCGATGGGGCCCGTGGTCGGAGGGCCGGGCTTCACGTTCGCCGCCATCGACCCCGTCGCCAAGGTGGTCCTCATCGCGGACATGTGGCTTGGCAGGCTCGAGATCTTCGCGGTCCTCCTCCTCTTCGCCCGCAGCGCCTACCGTGAATGA
- the msrA gene encoding peptide-methionine (S)-S-oxide reductase MsrA — MSGTWETATLAGGCFWCLEAVFEQLQGVQKVVSGYAGGTVKDPTYEAVCDGDTGHAEVVQVTFDPAVIPYRDLLEVFFSIHDPTTLNRQGGDIGTQYRSAIFHHSPVQKTTAETVIAELMKAKIFNGPIVTQLSPFTVFYAAEDYHQGYFKRNPDQPYCAAVVSPKVSKFRKKWAARLKR, encoded by the coding sequence ATGAGCGGAACATGGGAGACAGCGACACTTGCCGGCGGCTGCTTCTGGTGCTTGGAGGCGGTCTTCGAACAACTCCAGGGCGTCCAAAAGGTCGTGAGCGGCTACGCGGGCGGCACGGTCAAGGACCCGACGTATGAGGCGGTCTGCGACGGCGACACGGGCCACGCCGAAGTGGTGCAAGTGACATTCGACCCCGCCGTGATCCCCTACCGCGATCTCCTGGAGGTCTTCTTCTCTATACACGACCCGACGACGCTCAACCGGCAGGGCGGCGACATAGGAACGCAGTACAGATCCGCCATCTTCCACCACTCGCCCGTCCAAAAGACGACTGCCGAGACCGTCATCGCGGAACTCATGAAGGCGAAGATTTTCAACGGTCCTATCGTGACGCAGCTCTCGCCGTTCACCGTATTCTACGCGGCAGAGGACTACCATCAAGGATACTTCAAGCGAAACCCCGACCAGCCCTACTGCGCCGCCGTGGTCTCGCCGAAAGTCTCCAAGTTCAGGAAGAAGTGGGCGGCGAGGCTGAAACGATAG
- a CDS encoding aspartate carbamoyltransferase regulatory subunit gives MNTEVVSQKEMKVSPIRNGTVIDHITPGMALKVLRILGLPREGSRSVVSAIMNVPSESGRRKDIVKIEDRELEPEEVDRISLIAPNATINIIRDYEVAEKHKVALPERAEGTVACSNPNCITNARDEFGRREPVLASFRVIAKEKPVLRCDYCDRDVVNIADQIM, from the coding sequence ATGAACACGGAGGTAGTTTCGCAGAAGGAGATGAAGGTCTCCCCGATCCGCAACGGCACCGTCATCGACCACATCACGCCTGGAATGGCGCTCAAAGTGCTTCGGATACTCGGTCTTCCGCGGGAGGGAAGCCGTTCGGTGGTTTCCGCGATCATGAATGTGCCGTCGGAAAGCGGAAGGCGCAAGGACATCGTGAAGATCGAGGACCGCGAACTCGAACCCGAGGAGGTGGACAGGATATCCTTGATCGCACCTAACGCGACGATCAACATCATCCGCGATTACGAGGTGGCCGAGAAGCATAAGGTGGCCCTTCCGGAGCGGGCCGAGGGCACGGTCGCTTGCAGCAACCCCAACTGCATCACCAACGCGAGAGACGAGTTCGGCCGCCGCGAGCCGGTCTTGGCATCGTTCAGGGTCATCGCGAAGGAGAAACCGGTCCTTCGTTGCGACTACTGCGACCGCGACGTCGTCAATATCGCTGACCAGATAATGTGA